The following proteins are co-located in the Leptospira weilii genome:
- a CDS encoding LIC_10450 family protein — MLKRSEYIEIDSISSVDPNALSLGQLSQKFIDKQGNRFALRFNRNTRRAEFVRITLESPNEAQKHKHVPHPTHSRQSVKPIPVQKISSLQEIMTKTQEQSSVKIPKSNSDSAQTTNEVEVQKNVFQKTAPDRHKSQESSGLDLETMDLNILESPAPKQDLGEPFLKMEYDSVPSFIEVDVIEKKISELAKMKERINSVLNNLQNSKIFEITGDPSENKNIVGNLNREFDIEFFQKLDRILNYHKELTTYPRSVNYYTAKYESSRKQILQSKNTDGEKLKLVTLWEMQELMFGLVQKLKKMVLNTLNILNMKNDNHIKQLSYNQQQMFRDSRTALLYCSEDISSLLISLERWVDTE, encoded by the coding sequence ATGTTAAAACGATCCGAATACATCGAAATCGATTCCATTTCTTCGGTAGATCCTAACGCGCTTTCCTTGGGCCAACTCAGTCAAAAATTTATCGATAAACAAGGGAACCGCTTTGCTCTTCGATTCAACCGAAATACCCGAAGAGCAGAATTCGTGAGAATTACTTTAGAATCTCCGAATGAAGCTCAAAAGCACAAACACGTTCCCCATCCGACTCATAGCCGACAAAGTGTAAAACCGATTCCCGTGCAAAAAATCTCTTCTTTGCAGGAGATTATGACCAAAACCCAGGAACAATCTTCCGTAAAAATTCCGAAGTCGAACTCAGACTCCGCCCAAACGACCAACGAAGTGGAAGTTCAAAAAAACGTCTTTCAAAAGACCGCTCCGGATCGTCATAAATCTCAAGAAAGTTCCGGTTTAGACTTAGAAACAATGGATCTCAACATCCTGGAAAGTCCCGCCCCCAAACAGGACTTAGGTGAACCTTTCTTAAAAATGGAATACGATTCCGTTCCTTCCTTCATTGAAGTAGACGTCATTGAAAAAAAAATCTCCGAACTTGCAAAGATGAAGGAAAGAATCAATTCTGTTTTGAACAACCTTCAGAATTCGAAAATTTTCGAAATCACGGGAGACCCTTCCGAAAATAAAAATATCGTTGGAAACTTAAACCGGGAATTCGACATAGAATTTTTTCAGAAACTGGATCGAATTTTGAACTACCACAAAGAGCTGACCACATATCCAAGATCCGTAAATTACTACACTGCAAAATACGAATCCTCTAGAAAACAAATCCTCCAGTCCAAAAATACCGACGGCGAGAAACTTAAACTCGTGACTCTTTGGGAGATGCAGGAATTGATGTTTGGATTGGTTCAAAAACTGAAAAAAATGGTTTTAAACACCTTGAACATTCTAAACATGAAAAACGACAATCATATCAAACAGCTTTCATACAATCAGCAACAAATGTTCCGAGATTCCAGAACCGCGCTTCTGTATTGTTCCGAAGATATATCTTCTTTGCTTATTTCCTTGGAAAGATGGGTCGATACTGAATAG